One Glutamicibacter mishrai genomic window carries:
- the phoU gene encoding phosphate signaling complex protein PhoU, with translation MRKVFQADLQQIGEELIEMANQVATAMDRAWDSLANADVELAQEVIAADAKIDFLQNQLDERAIDTLALQGPVASDLRMIVGSLRMSASLERMGDLARHLAQLARLRFPQPAIPERISTTFAEMAKIDIQIAQAVARLLDTRDLNIAAEIIELNHEVDRLHSSVFARIAEADWDASAPTTVDVSLTSRYLERFGDHGVSVARKVTYLVTGEWDPSDA, from the coding sequence GTGCGTAAGGTTTTTCAGGCAGATCTACAACAAATTGGCGAAGAACTTATTGAGATGGCCAACCAGGTCGCGACCGCCATGGATCGCGCATGGGATTCATTGGCGAATGCCGACGTTGAGCTAGCCCAGGAAGTCATCGCGGCAGACGCGAAAATTGATTTCCTGCAGAACCAGCTGGATGAACGCGCTATCGATACCCTGGCACTACAGGGCCCTGTGGCCAGCGACCTGCGCATGATCGTCGGCTCGTTGCGCATGAGTGCTTCCCTGGAACGCATGGGCGACCTCGCCCGCCACTTGGCGCAGCTAGCCCGCTTGCGTTTCCCGCAGCCGGCAATTCCAGAGAGGATCTCCACGACCTTCGCTGAAATGGCGAAGATCGACATCCAGATCGCTCAGGCCGTGGCCCGCCTGCTCGATACCCGCGATCTGAATATCGCCGCCGAAATTATTGAATTGAACCACGAAGTCGATCGCCTTCACTCCAGCGTATTCGCTCGCATCGCCGAAGCGGATTGGGATGCTTCGGCCCCGACCACCGTGGATGTTTCCTTGACCAGCCGCTACCTTGAGCGCTTCGGCGATCACGGTGTTTCCGTGGCCCGGAAGGTCACCTACCTGGTCACCGGCGAATGGGATCCATCGGACGCCTAA
- the rlmB gene encoding 23S rRNA (guanosine(2251)-2'-O)-methyltransferase RlmB — MSKKGPTKGSGGKGRRSLEGKGPTPKAEDRPYHKAYRAKQLSERSAAKRSTGKRTDRIKVNAEFVTGRNSVVEALRAGIPAKALHVAIRIDVDDRVRESLKLAAAQGIPLMEASKQELDRMTDDAIHQGLALQIPPYEYKDAVQLATKAVKDYDRGYTTSQPLFLALDGITDPRNLGAIVRSASAFGADGVIIPERRSVGMTASAWKTSAGAAVRVPVAKCTNLTSALKEIKAAGIFVIGLDAGGDMELPNFELATGPLCIVVGSEGKGLSRLVRENCDAIVSIPIDSAMESLNASMAVGISLYEVSRLRNQSAK; from the coding sequence ATGAGCAAAAAGGGCCCAACCAAGGGCAGTGGCGGCAAGGGACGACGTTCCCTCGAGGGCAAGGGCCCGACCCCCAAAGCTGAAGATCGCCCGTATCACAAGGCTTACCGCGCCAAGCAGCTCTCCGAGCGCTCGGCCGCTAAGCGCAGCACCGGCAAGCGCACCGACCGGATCAAGGTCAACGCGGAATTCGTGACCGGCCGCAACTCGGTTGTCGAGGCACTGCGTGCTGGCATCCCTGCCAAGGCGCTGCACGTAGCCATCCGCATCGACGTGGATGACCGCGTGCGTGAGTCCCTCAAGCTTGCTGCCGCTCAGGGCATCCCTTTGATGGAAGCATCGAAGCAGGAACTTGACCGCATGACCGACGACGCGATTCACCAGGGCCTTGCCCTGCAGATCCCGCCGTACGAATACAAGGACGCTGTGCAGCTGGCGACCAAAGCCGTCAAGGACTACGACCGCGGCTACACCACGTCGCAGCCGCTGTTCCTGGCTTTGGACGGTATCACCGATCCGCGTAACCTCGGCGCGATCGTTCGCTCGGCTTCCGCATTCGGCGCCGACGGTGTCATCATCCCTGAGCGTCGAAGTGTCGGCATGACCGCCTCGGCATGGAAGACCAGTGCTGGCGCAGCAGTGCGCGTTCCGGTTGCCAAGTGCACCAACCTCACCAGCGCCCTGAAGGAAATCAAGGCTGCCGGCATCTTCGTGATCGGCCTTGACGCCGGCGGCGACATGGAGCTCCCGAACTTCGAGCTGGCCACCGGCCCGCTGTGCATCGTGGTTGGTTCCGAGGGCAAGGGCCTCTCGCGCCTGGTTCGCGAGAACTGCGACGCGATCGTCTCGATCCCGATCGACTCCGCTATGGAATCGCTGAACGCATCGATGGCCGTGGGTATTTCGCTCTACGAAGTCTCCCGCCTGCGTAACCAGAGCGCCAAGTAG
- a CDS encoding phosphoglyceromutase, whose product MSHTLILLRHGQSEWNEKNLFTGWYDVSLTEQGRAEASRGGQLLAEAGYKPEVLHTSLLTRAIVTANLALEAAGRSWIPVNRDWRLNERHYGALQGKDKAQTLAEFGEEQFMEWRRSYDTPPPVLDDSSEFSQINDERYAALGDSAPRTECLKDVLERMLPYWEENIKADLSAGKTVMVTAHGNSLRALVKHLDGISDEDIANLNIPTGIPLVYELDDNFQPITKGGTYLDPAAAADAIKAVANQGRK is encoded by the coding sequence ATGAGTCACACTTTGATCTTGCTTCGCCATGGGCAGAGCGAATGGAACGAAAAGAATCTGTTCACCGGCTGGTACGACGTATCGCTGACCGAACAGGGCCGTGCTGAAGCTTCCCGCGGCGGACAGCTGCTGGCCGAAGCCGGTTACAAGCCAGAGGTGCTGCACACCTCGCTGCTGACCCGCGCGATCGTCACTGCCAACCTGGCATTGGAAGCCGCCGGCCGCTCGTGGATCCCAGTGAACCGCGACTGGCGCCTGAACGAGCGCCACTACGGCGCGCTTCAGGGCAAGGACAAGGCCCAGACCTTGGCCGAATTCGGCGAAGAGCAGTTCATGGAATGGCGCCGCAGCTACGACACCCCGCCACCGGTTCTGGATGACTCCTCGGAATTCAGCCAGATCAACGATGAGCGCTACGCCGCGCTGGGCGATTCCGCTCCACGCACCGAGTGCCTCAAGGACGTGCTTGAGCGCATGCTTCCTTACTGGGAAGAGAACATCAAGGCGGACCTGTCGGCTGGCAAGACCGTTATGGTTACCGCTCACGGCAACTCGCTGCGCGCTCTGGTCAAGCACCTTGACGGCATCAGCGACGAAGATATCGCCAACCTGAACATCCCGACCGGCATCCCGCTGGTTTATGAGTTGGACGACAACTTCCAGCCGATCACTAAGGGCGGAACCTACCTGGATCCTGCTGCTGCAGCCGACGCCATCAAGGCTGTTGCAAACCAGGGACGCAAGTAA
- the ispD gene encoding 2-C-methyl-D-erythritol 4-phosphate cytidylyltransferase, whose product MKQTPSHTSSLILVAAGMGTRLGAGIPKALVQVAGKSLVEHAIDRILKVEQITEIIVVTPADDHRMAEVLAPYGTALRTVPGGSSRADSVRRGLGAVSPNAANILVHDAARAFAPVDLYQRVIQALDRGQAAAVIPALAVTDTICVVEPGAQDGTEYIEHTPARSTLRAVQTPQGFNASVLRQAHAQLDHYTEAELEKVTDDASIVRACGEKVQVVAGAQQALKVTHPEDLDTVNQLISTQSSSANPAKEPMILPRIGNGIDVHAVSTDPARPMWLAGLHFPEDIGLSGHSDGDAVAHAACDALFSAAGIGDLGTHFGVDRPEFAGASGVKLLAEAARLVRAAGFEIGNVAVQFVGRRPRFSARREEASQVLSDAIGAPVSVIATTSDGLGYEGEGTGITAYATALVYAAQN is encoded by the coding sequence GTGAAGCAAACCCCATCGCATACTTCGAGCCTGATCCTGGTTGCCGCCGGAATGGGCACCCGGCTCGGAGCCGGCATTCCCAAAGCACTGGTTCAGGTAGCTGGCAAGTCTTTGGTGGAACACGCTATCGACCGCATCCTCAAGGTCGAGCAGATCACTGAAATCATTGTGGTCACTCCCGCAGATGACCACCGCATGGCCGAAGTCCTGGCCCCCTACGGCACCGCGTTGCGCACTGTTCCTGGCGGAAGCAGCCGTGCCGATTCGGTACGCCGCGGACTTGGCGCCGTGAGCCCGAACGCCGCGAACATCCTGGTCCATGACGCCGCCCGCGCCTTTGCCCCGGTCGATCTCTACCAGCGCGTGATCCAGGCGCTGGATCGAGGCCAAGCCGCCGCGGTCATTCCGGCCCTGGCCGTGACCGACACGATCTGCGTGGTGGAACCCGGAGCGCAGGATGGCACCGAATACATCGAGCACACCCCGGCACGATCTACCCTGCGCGCGGTGCAGACCCCGCAGGGATTCAACGCCTCGGTGCTGCGCCAAGCGCACGCCCAGCTGGACCACTACACCGAGGCGGAACTGGAAAAAGTCACCGATGATGCCTCGATCGTGCGCGCCTGCGGCGAAAAAGTGCAAGTGGTCGCCGGAGCGCAGCAAGCCTTGAAGGTCACCCACCCCGAGGACCTCGATACCGTCAACCAGCTCATCAGCACCCAGAGCAGCTCCGCCAACCCCGCGAAGGAACCAATGATCCTGCCACGCATCGGAAACGGTATCGACGTTCACGCCGTGAGCACCGACCCCGCCCGGCCGATGTGGCTGGCCGGCCTGCACTTCCCCGAGGATATCGGCCTGTCGGGGCATTCGGACGGCGACGCGGTTGCCCATGCAGCCTGCGATGCGCTTTTCAGCGCGGCCGGGATCGGCGATCTGGGAACCCACTTCGGGGTGGACCGGCCGGAATTCGCCGGGGCCAGCGGTGTGAAACTGCTTGCAGAAGCCGCGCGTTTGGTTCGCGCGGCCGGGTTCGAAATCGGCAATGTCGCGGTGCAGTTCGTGGGACGCCGCCCGCGCTTCTCGGCACGGCGCGAAGAGGCCAGCCAGGTGCTCAGCGATGCGATCGGCGCCCCAGTCAGCGTCATTGCGACCACCAGCGACGGGCTGGGCTACGAGGGCGAAGGAACCGGTATTACCGCCTACGCCACGGCGCTGGTGTACGCCGCGCAGAACTGA
- a CDS encoding CarD family transcriptional regulator, which translates to MVFEVGETVVYPHHGAAMIEEIKMRKIKGEEKMYLKLKVAQGDLTIEVPAENVDLVGVRDVVGQEGLDHVFDVLRAEFTEEPTNWSRRYKANVEKLASGDVIKVAEVVRDLWRRENDRGLSAGEKRMLAKARQVLISELALAKDLDETKAEGLLDEVLASA; encoded by the coding sequence ATGGTTTTTGAGGTTGGCGAGACTGTTGTCTACCCGCACCACGGCGCCGCAATGATCGAAGAGATCAAGATGCGCAAGATCAAGGGCGAAGAGAAAATGTATCTCAAGCTCAAGGTGGCTCAGGGCGACCTGACCATTGAAGTTCCTGCAGAGAACGTTGATCTGGTTGGCGTACGTGACGTGGTAGGTCAGGAAGGCTTGGACCATGTGTTCGATGTCCTTCGTGCTGAATTTACCGAAGAGCCGACCAACTGGTCGCGCCGCTACAAGGCAAATGTCGAGAAGCTAGCTTCCGGCGATGTCATCAAGGTTGCCGAGGTCGTTCGCGATCTCTGGCGCCGAGAAAATGATCGTGGTCTGTCGGCAGGCGAAAAGCGCATGCTGGCCAAGGCCCGTCAGGTCCTGATCAGCGAATTGGCTCTGGCCAAGGACCTCGATGAGACCAAGGCCGAGGGCCTGCTGGATGAGGTTTTGGCTTCGGCCTAA
- a CDS encoding FAD-binding oxidoreductase: MSNKQLAFLDRLTEVLPEEALVHDESVLSENSRDFGQLAEEPIRPIAVVVPTEVEQVQRVMRLATEFGVPVISRGAGTGVSGGVHVLGPAIVLNLSKMNRILEIRPDDEIAIVEPGVINHDLNTAVAEFGLMYAPDPASYKMSTLGGNVATNAGGLRCAKYGVTRESVLSLDVVLADGRLIRVGKNTFKGVAGYDLAALFTGSEGTLGIVVRAVIRLRYLPVDQRDISLVFPSLEEAVHGVQLIARARIQPAILELVDHATMQVLDEQYSTNLSASGGAMLLARLDGYGALREEDAIRDVFAERDVEVSPSGSNGATELIEMRRTSRGDTKDDAYRTGEDVAIPKSKMVEYVHRLQATAKQERVDMRMISHVGDGNLHPTFSVEPDDGDDPLGRLHRAVESSVRIALEMGGTITGEHGVGLIKKDWLPWEQSADVLELQRSIKGLLDPLNILNPGKGI; the protein is encoded by the coding sequence ATGTCTAATAAGCAACTGGCTTTTCTTGATCGCCTCACTGAGGTTCTTCCCGAAGAAGCACTAGTCCATGATGAATCCGTTCTGTCGGAAAACTCAAGAGATTTTGGGCAGCTCGCCGAAGAGCCAATTCGTCCCATTGCCGTCGTTGTACCGACGGAAGTGGAACAAGTTCAGCGGGTAATGCGGCTGGCTACAGAATTTGGTGTCCCAGTAATTAGTCGTGGAGCCGGAACAGGGGTATCGGGCGGAGTCCATGTTTTAGGCCCAGCTATTGTTCTGAACCTGAGCAAAATGAACCGGATCCTGGAGATTCGTCCTGACGATGAAATAGCAATCGTGGAACCGGGCGTCATCAATCACGACTTGAACACGGCCGTCGCCGAATTCGGTTTGATGTACGCCCCTGATCCGGCAAGCTACAAGATGTCTACCCTCGGCGGGAACGTTGCTACTAATGCGGGTGGTCTGCGCTGTGCAAAATATGGCGTTACGCGTGAGTCAGTACTGTCGCTGGATGTGGTTCTTGCTGATGGTCGTTTGATACGGGTTGGAAAGAATACGTTCAAGGGAGTAGCCGGCTATGACCTAGCGGCGCTATTTACAGGTTCTGAGGGAACCTTGGGGATTGTGGTGCGAGCTGTGATTCGATTGCGTTACTTGCCTGTCGACCAGCGCGACATCTCCTTAGTATTCCCCTCTTTGGAAGAAGCAGTACACGGCGTGCAGCTCATCGCTAGAGCCAGGATCCAGCCGGCGATTCTGGAACTCGTCGACCATGCAACCATGCAGGTATTGGACGAGCAGTATTCAACAAATCTGTCTGCATCAGGTGGCGCGATGTTGTTAGCCAGGCTTGATGGATATGGCGCGCTTCGTGAAGAAGACGCGATCCGAGATGTATTTGCCGAGCGTGATGTCGAAGTAAGTCCTTCGGGAAGCAATGGCGCTACTGAACTAATTGAAATGAGGCGTACGAGTAGAGGCGACACCAAGGATGATGCCTATAGGACCGGTGAGGACGTCGCGATTCCCAAGAGCAAGATGGTGGAGTATGTTCACCGGCTTCAAGCGACTGCCAAACAAGAGCGAGTAGACATGCGAATGATTTCCCATGTCGGCGACGGCAATCTTCATCCTACTTTTTCTGTCGAACCTGATGATGGTGATGATCCTTTGGGACGCTTGCATCGTGCGGTTGAGAGCTCAGTTCGCATTGCTTTGGAGATGGGAGGAACGATTACGGGCGAACACGGTGTTGGACTAATCAAGAAGGACTGGCTGCCTTGGGAACAATCGGCTGATGTGCTTGAACTGCAACGGAGCATCAAAGGTCTGTTGGACCCGCTGAATATTCTGAATCCTGGCAAAGGCATATAG
- a CDS encoding trans-sulfuration enzyme family protein encodes MNSSSMPSAPRPEWDPKTLIVAGGRPAHDTDAPVNYPVTFTSTYHSQGQAAADERVYARFSNPTWDPFEEVLGQLEVAALPALVFSSGMAAIAAALSLVPAGGVLVMPKHSYNGSLALSSELQAAGRLDIRPVDIADAEEVIAALEGADVLWVESPTNPMLEVADLPVLLEQAKNRGVLSIVDNTFATPLLQRPLTAGADLVVHSVTKYLSGHSDIIMGALVTSDESLRQKLHGYRTLHGAISSPMDTFLALRGVRTMAVRIDRSQANSQVLAERLAVHPKVQAVRYPGLAQDPGHERAARLMDGFGSVIAFQAGQNAEDADQVVAGFNIITGATSLGGVETLAERRARHASEPATVPDNLIRLSVGIEEVEDLWSDLEQALEQL; translated from the coding sequence ATGAACTCCAGCAGCATGCCATCAGCTCCACGCCCCGAATGGGATCCGAAGACTCTTATCGTGGCAGGTGGCCGTCCGGCCCATGACACCGATGCGCCGGTGAACTACCCGGTGACTTTCACCTCGACCTATCACTCCCAGGGGCAGGCGGCCGCGGACGAACGTGTTTATGCGCGATTCTCCAATCCCACATGGGATCCGTTCGAAGAGGTCCTGGGACAGCTCGAAGTTGCAGCTTTGCCCGCTCTGGTTTTCTCTTCGGGCATGGCCGCCATCGCCGCGGCCTTGAGCCTGGTTCCTGCCGGGGGAGTGCTTGTCATGCCCAAGCACTCCTATAACGGTTCCTTGGCGCTGAGCTCGGAACTGCAGGCTGCTGGCCGGTTGGACATCCGCCCGGTGGATATCGCCGACGCCGAAGAAGTGATTGCTGCCCTTGAGGGAGCCGACGTGCTCTGGGTGGAATCGCCGACCAACCCGATGCTGGAGGTAGCCGATCTGCCGGTGCTGTTGGAACAAGCCAAGAACCGCGGCGTGCTGAGCATCGTGGATAACACCTTCGCCACCCCGTTGCTGCAACGCCCGTTGACCGCGGGCGCCGACCTGGTGGTCCACTCGGTGACCAAGTATCTTTCGGGGCACTCGGACATCATCATGGGCGCGCTGGTGACCAGTGATGAATCGCTGCGCCAAAAGCTGCATGGCTACCGAACCTTGCACGGAGCGATCAGCTCCCCGATGGACACCTTCCTGGCCTTGCGCGGCGTGCGGACCATGGCCGTGCGCATCGATCGTTCGCAGGCGAACAGCCAAGTGCTGGCTGAACGCCTGGCGGTGCATCCCAAGGTGCAAGCAGTGCGCTACCCGGGGCTGGCACAGGATCCAGGCCATGAGCGCGCTGCGCGGCTGATGGATGGCTTTGGCTCGGTGATCGCTTTCCAAGCCGGGCAGAACGCCGAAGACGCAGATCAAGTTGTCGCCGGCTTCAACATCATTACCGGTGCCACGTCGCTGGGCGGGGTGGAAACCTTGGCCGAGCGTCGAGCCCGCCATGCATCGGAACCCGCGACAGTCCCGGATAACCTGATCCGCTTGTCGGTGGGTATCGAAGAGGTCGAAGACCTGTGGTCCGATTTGGAGCAGGCCCTGGAACAGCTTTAG
- the cysS gene encoding cysteine--tRNA ligase yields MSLRFYDTKTASVRDFQPLTEGEVKLYYCGATVQGMPHVGHVRSAIVFDVLSRWLEYRGFAVTTVRNVTDIDDKILEKSANSFAADFQADEHYKPREEWFALAYRFEQEFARAYEALGVRRPTYEPRATGHITEMHELITELINLGHAYPAADGSGDVYFDVRSYKQYGALTRQKIDDMQDAADSDPRGKKDPRDFALWKGHKNSDPLTASWPSPWGRGRPGWHLECSAMAGKYLGSEFDIHGGGLDLRFPHHENEMAQSNAAGHGFANFWMHNGMVTYEGEKMSKSVGNTISPEEMLALADARVVRYFLGQAQYRSMLDYRPDSLTEAGAAVERIDTFISNARYRLGSAAEAIAATQVPEAFASAMDDDLNVPMALAALHETVRHGNASLDKHEDAAVAAALGQVLAMTQVLGLDDAGDQQNSDASAEHEVLDQLIQAQLAERAQARSAKDWSRSDAIRDALAAAGITVLDSADGARWTLNN; encoded by the coding sequence GTGAGCCTGCGATTCTATGACACCAAAACAGCATCAGTACGTGACTTCCAGCCGTTAACCGAAGGCGAAGTCAAGCTGTATTACTGCGGCGCCACCGTGCAGGGCATGCCGCATGTGGGCCATGTTCGCAGCGCCATCGTCTTCGATGTACTCTCCCGCTGGCTGGAGTACCGCGGCTTCGCGGTCACCACGGTCCGCAACGTCACCGACATCGACGACAAGATCCTGGAAAAGTCCGCCAACTCCTTCGCCGCGGATTTCCAGGCCGACGAACACTACAAGCCTCGCGAAGAATGGTTCGCGCTGGCCTACCGCTTTGAGCAGGAATTCGCCCGCGCCTATGAAGCGCTCGGCGTGCGCCGGCCGACCTATGAGCCACGGGCCACCGGGCACATCACTGAAATGCACGAGTTGATCACCGAGCTGATCAACCTCGGGCACGCCTACCCGGCGGCCGATGGCTCCGGCGATGTGTACTTCGACGTGCGCTCCTACAAGCAGTACGGTGCGCTGACCCGCCAGAAGATCGACGACATGCAGGATGCCGCCGACTCGGACCCACGCGGCAAGAAGGACCCTCGGGACTTCGCCCTGTGGAAGGGGCACAAGAACTCCGATCCGCTCACCGCTTCCTGGCCAAGCCCATGGGGCCGAGGCCGTCCGGGCTGGCACTTGGAATGCTCGGCCATGGCCGGCAAGTACCTGGGCAGTGAATTCGACATCCATGGCGGCGGGCTGGACCTGCGCTTCCCGCACCACGAAAACGAGATGGCTCAGTCCAACGCGGCCGGGCACGGATTCGCGAACTTCTGGATGCACAACGGCATGGTCACCTATGAGGGCGAGAAGATGTCCAAGTCCGTGGGCAACACCATTTCCCCCGAGGAAATGCTTGCCCTGGCCGACGCCCGCGTGGTGCGCTACTTCCTGGGCCAGGCCCAGTACCGCTCCATGCTGGACTACCGCCCGGACTCGCTGACCGAAGCTGGCGCTGCGGTGGAACGCATCGACACTTTCATCTCCAACGCGCGCTATCGCTTGGGCTCCGCGGCAGAAGCGATTGCTGCCACGCAGGTGCCGGAAGCTTTTGCCTCCGCGATGGATGACGACCTGAACGTTCCAATGGCCTTGGCCGCGTTGCATGAAACTGTGCGCCACGGCAACGCTTCGCTGGATAAGCACGAGGATGCAGCCGTTGCCGCAGCCCTTGGACAGGTGCTGGCAATGACGCAGGTGCTCGGCTTGGACGATGCCGGCGACCAGCAGAACTCCGACGCATCCGCAGAGCACGAAGTGCTGGACCAGCTGATCCAGGCACAGCTGGCAGAACGCGCTCAAGCACGGTCCGCCAAGGACTGGTCACGTTCGGATGCGATCCGCGACGCCTTGGCCGCCGCAGGTATCACGGTGCTCGACTCCGCAGACGGCGCCCGCTGGACACTGAACAATTAG
- a CDS encoding DUF2516 family protein, with protein sequence MMNVAHLIEYYLMLALSVIILVLAVWALVDCLRHGAQRFAQEGKRTKGFWTGLTAASAVVSLLGILSGGGIGFLQLIGACIACVYLADVKPAVSGQGGGWYNY encoded by the coding sequence ATGATGAATGTTGCCCACCTGATCGAGTACTACTTGATGCTGGCTCTGAGCGTCATCATTCTGGTGCTCGCCGTCTGGGCGCTGGTTGACTGCCTGCGCCACGGAGCCCAGCGCTTCGCGCAAGAAGGCAAACGCACCAAAGGCTTTTGGACTGGCCTGACCGCGGCGAGTGCTGTCGTGTCCTTGCTGGGCATCCTCAGCGGTGGCGGAATTGGCTTCCTGCAGCTCATCGGCGCCTGCATTGCCTGTGTCTACCTTGCAGATGTCAAGCCTGCAGTCAGCGGACAAGGCGGCGGCTGGTACAACTACTAG
- a CDS encoding sensor histidine kinase — protein MNDVISTLIAGVLGLALGIVGVIAFRISQRRTARLPQVDEPLLPEGAAAVLSVIGRAFVILDDVDGVVRANPASYAYGLVRGHTLVHNELLALVRQVRADGVIAESQYELQRSTLGAGQLIVHVRVAPLGDEYILLLADDRTEITRTEAMRNDFVANVSHELKTPVGAISLLAEAITEAADDPTAVRRFSTRMDKESRRLAALVQDIIELSRLQASDAIVQGKEVNIDSVVAEAVDRSHLIAEEKGIDITVGGHLDEPILGDPDLLMTAVRNLIDNAIRYSPENTKVGVGIRQRDGYAQISVTDQGPGISPEEQERVFERFYRVDSARSRQTGGTGLGLSIVKHVLANHGGEVSLWSQPGQGSTFTLRLPLADEERAGTDGAADEMMKERSVEARTSDREGGRR, from the coding sequence GTGAACGATGTGATCTCGACTCTGATAGCCGGTGTCCTCGGTCTGGCCCTGGGCATCGTTGGCGTGATCGCTTTCAGGATTTCCCAACGCCGGACCGCCCGACTGCCGCAGGTGGACGAGCCTCTGCTCCCTGAAGGCGCAGCTGCCGTCCTGTCCGTCATCGGACGCGCCTTCGTGATCCTCGATGATGTTGACGGTGTAGTGCGGGCTAATCCCGCTTCCTATGCCTACGGCCTAGTCCGAGGCCATACGCTCGTTCACAACGAGCTTCTGGCCCTGGTCCGCCAGGTGCGCGCAGACGGCGTGATCGCTGAGAGCCAGTATGAATTGCAGCGCTCAACGCTCGGCGCCGGACAGCTGATTGTCCACGTGCGCGTCGCGCCATTGGGCGACGAATACATTTTGCTGCTGGCTGATGACCGCACCGAGATCACGCGTACCGAAGCCATGCGCAATGACTTCGTGGCCAACGTTTCACACGAGCTGAAAACGCCGGTCGGCGCCATCTCCCTGCTGGCTGAGGCCATTACCGAAGCGGCCGATGACCCGACCGCGGTGCGCCGTTTCTCCACCCGCATGGACAAGGAATCACGACGGCTTGCCGCGCTCGTCCAGGACATTATCGAGCTTTCCCGTCTGCAGGCCAGCGATGCCATTGTGCAGGGCAAGGAAGTGAATATCGATTCCGTTGTCGCCGAAGCGGTGGATCGCAGCCACCTGATTGCCGAGGAAAAAGGCATCGACATCACTGTCGGCGGGCACCTGGATGAGCCGATTCTGGGCGATCCCGATCTGCTGATGACCGCAGTGCGCAACCTGATCGACAATGCGATCCGGTACTCCCCGGAGAACACCAAGGTGGGCGTGGGGATCCGCCAACGCGATGGCTATGCGCAGATCTCGGTCACCGATCAGGGCCCGGGCATTTCGCCCGAGGAGCAGGAGCGCGTCTTCGAGCGTTTCTACCGCGTGGACTCCGCGCGTTCACGGCAAACCGGTGGTACCGGATTGGGGCTGAGCATCGTCAAGCACGTGCTGGCCAACCACGGTGGCGAGGTGTCGCTGTGGTCGCAGCCCGGGCAGGGCTCCACTTTTACCCTTAGACTTCCCCTAGCGGATGAAGAACGGGCAGGCACTGATGGTGCTGCCGACGAGATGATGAAGGAACGATCGGTCGAGGCGAGAACCTCCGATCGCGAAGGAGGACGACGATGA
- a CDS encoding response regulator transcription factor — MTRILIVEDEESLSDPLSFLLEREGFEVRIAEDGLVAVTEFERHGADLVLLDLMLPGQPGTEVIRQIRLNSQVPVIMLTAKDSEIDKVVGLELGADDYVTKPYSSRELLARIRAVLRRQGEGEELISNVVTAGPVRMDVERHMVSVDNTEVSMPLKEFELLEMLLRNAGRVLTRGQLIDRVWGSDYVGDTKTLDVHVKRLRSKIEPDPASPEHLVTVRGLGYKFVV; from the coding sequence ATGACCAGAATTTTGATCGTAGAGGATGAGGAATCGCTTTCTGATCCGCTGTCTTTCCTGCTGGAACGCGAAGGATTTGAAGTACGGATCGCGGAGGACGGGCTGGTTGCGGTCACCGAGTTTGAACGCCACGGTGCCGATCTGGTGCTCTTGGACCTGATGCTGCCAGGACAGCCCGGAACCGAGGTGATCCGCCAGATCCGGTTGAACAGCCAGGTCCCGGTCATCATGCTCACCGCCAAGGATTCGGAAATCGACAAGGTGGTTGGCCTCGAGTTGGGAGCCGATGACTACGTTACCAAGCCATATTCGTCCCGCGAGCTGCTCGCTCGCATCCGCGCCGTCCTGCGTCGCCAGGGCGAGGGTGAAGAGCTGATCAGCAATGTGGTCACCGCCGGCCCGGTACGCATGGACGTAGAGCGCCACATGGTTTCGGTCGACAACACCGAGGTCTCCATGCCGCTCAAGGAATTCGAGCTGCTGGAGATGCTCCTGCGCAATGCCGGCCGTGTGCTCACCCGCGGACAGTTGATCGACCGTGTCTGGGGCAGCGACTACGTGGGGGATACCAAGACCCTCGACGTTCACGTCAAGCGCCTGCGCTCGAAGATCGAGCCGGACCCGGCCTCGCCCGAACACCTGGTGACTGTGCGCGGCTTGGGCTACAAGTTCGTGGTCTAG
- a CDS encoding DUF4193 domain-containing protein encodes MATDYDEVRPDVAEARKASLDAVKSANAPDAKSVVRELDEADHTDGMDLPGADLSNEELTVTVIPQKDDEFICGSCFLIRHRSQLVREEGNVGFCVECEG; translated from the coding sequence GTGGCAACTGATTACGATGAAGTCCGCCCAGACGTTGCTGAGGCACGTAAGGCTTCTCTGGATGCGGTTAAGTCCGCAAACGCACCGGACGCCAAGTCCGTCGTGCGCGAGCTCGACGAAGCCGATCACACTGATGGCATGGATCTGCCGGGTGCAGATTTGTCCAACGAGGAACTGACGGTCACCGTCATTCCACAGAAAGACGACGAGTTCATCTGTGGCTCGTGCTTCTTGATTCGCCACCGCTCGCAGCTGGTTCGCGAAGAAGGCAATGTAGGTTTCTGCGTAGAGTGCGAAGGCTAA